GGACGCGGCCGACGCGGGGCCCACGTCCGTGGCGGTCGCACCGGACGCGGATCCGCCGGCCGACGCACCCGCGGCCGTCGAGCCGAGGAACGAGCTCAGCGCCGTGGCGACGTCGATGCCCGTGGTGTCCTTCAGCAGCTTCGGCAGGGTCGCCATGTTCTCGGCCACCGAGCGGTTGAGCGCGTTCGCGCCGTCCGCCGAGATGATCGTCATGTTGTCGACGTTCGCGAGCGGCGCCGCCATCTCGCGGGCGATCTCCGGCATGGACGCGATGATGCGCGCCTGCAGGGCCTCGCGCGACAGCTTGTTCTGCGCCTCGGCGAGCGCGGCGGCCGCCTCGGCCTCGGCCTGACCACGCGCCTGGATGGCGTCGGCGTTGGCCTTCCCGAGCGCGGTGATCGATGCGGCCTCGTTCACGGCCGCGGTCTTCGCCGCCTCGGCGTTCTGCGTGCGCTGGTAGACCTCCACGTCGACCTTCGCCTTCTCGGCGTCGCGGGCGGCCTGCGCGTCCTGGACGGTCGCGTACTTGCGCGCCTCAGCGGGGAGCTCGACGTCGATGCGCAGGCGCTCCTTCGACACCTCGGCCTGGGCGGCGACGGCGGTGCGCTCCTGGTCGGCGACCAGGCGGTCCTGCTCGGCCTTCGCCAGCTCGCCGGCCGCGAGCGCGGTGGCGTTGGCGCGGTCGGTGTCGGCCTTGATGGCGGCTCGGCGCAGGTCGAGCTCGAGCTGGCGCTCGGCGGTCTGCTGGTCGTTCTCGATCGCGGCGAGCGCGGAGATCCGCTTGTTCTCGGCCTCCGCGACCTCGGCGATCTGGCGGGCGCGCGCGGCGTTCGAGCGAGCCCGGTCGTCGAGGTAGGTGCTGCCCGGCGTCGTGATCTCGCGGACGTTGAGCGTCTCGATCTGGAGGCCCAGCTCCGCGAGGTCGTTCTTCGTCTGGTTGACGGCCTCCTGCGCCACGACGGAGAAGCTCTTCACGAGCTCGTCCACGGGACGGTCGCCGATGAGTCCGCGGATCGCGCCCTCGAGCGACTGCCGCACGATCTCCGGCAGGGCGTCCTGCTGGAGGAGGTAGCGCTGCACGGCGCGGCGCACGCCGTCCTCGGTGCCCGTCACCTTGAAGTTGACGGTCGCGACGACGGCGGTGTTGATGAAGTTCGCGTCGCGCGCCTCGGCCGTGACGCTCGTCTGGTACTGCTCCAGGGAGAGCGTGAAGCCCTCCTGGAAGATCGGCCAGATGAAGGTCCGGCCACCGATGATGACCTTCTGGGGGCTGGAGAAGCCGGCCCCGCCCTCGCTCCGCTCGGCGTTGCGGCCGACGATGACGAGCGCCTGGTTCGGCGGCACGCGCCGGACGCGGGAGGCGATGAAGCCGACCAGCGCCACCAGGATGACGATGACGACGATGACGGCGATGGCGGTGGTGCCGCCGGATGCCAGGTCCACGGGATGGTTCCTCTCGTTGGGACGGGTGCTGCTAGGTGGTGGGGTCGGCGGCGACGTCGGGTTCGACGCGCACGCGGAAGCCGTCCTCGGACACGACGCGGATGCGCGTGCCGACGGCGAGGGGCGCGTCGCTCCGGGCGAGCCGGCGCTCGAGCTCGCGGATGTGCTCGAGCCGCACCTCGCCGCCCGAGGGCGAGGTGGGCGACGTGACGACGCCGACCATCCCGACGGGCGAGTACGAGCCGCCGCTCTCCTGCTTCGCGACGAAGCGGACGGTGAGCTGGACGACCACGAGCGCGACGATCGCGAGGGCCACGGCGATCGCGATGGCGCCGCCGGATCCGATGCCCGCCTGGTCGGCGAGCACGCCGCCGACGCCGTAGATGGCGAGGGCCGCGCCGAGCGCGACGCCCGAGACGAGGCCGTCCCCGCCGCCGATGGCGTCGAGGAGGTCGCCGAGCACGATGCTGGAGAGGAGGAGCAGGAGGCCGACCGCGCCCACGATCAGGAAGACGATCACGCGGCGGCTCCCGGGCAGGCGGCCGCGGGCGAGACGTGCGCGCCGTCGTGGTGCGTGGTCATGCGGGGCCGATCTGCGAGGTGTGTCCTTCGAAGGTATCGGGTGATCCGCTCCGCGTCGCCTCCTCGTCCGGGGGCCGTCCGATCCCCTAGGCTCCGCGCCGGCGAGCGTAGGTTCGGGAGGTGATCCTCCTCTTCGGCACGCGCGCCCGCGACGCCCTCATCGTCATCGTGACCTTCGCCTGCCTCGTCTGCGGCGTGAACGCGCCCCAGCGGGTCCTGCACCGCACGCTCCGCTTCACCCTCTTCTTCGTCCCGCTCATCCCCCTGCGCTCGACCTACCGCGTGG
This is a stretch of genomic DNA from Clavibacter zhangzhiyongii. It encodes these proteins:
- a CDS encoding SPFH domain-containing protein produces the protein MDLASGGTTAIAVIVVIVILVALVGFIASRVRRVPPNQALVIVGRNAERSEGGAGFSSPQKVIIGGRTFIWPIFQEGFTLSLEQYQTSVTAEARDANFINTAVVATVNFKVTGTEDGVRRAVQRYLLQQDALPEIVRQSLEGAIRGLIGDRPVDELVKSFSVVAQEAVNQTKNDLAELGLQIETLNVREITTPGSTYLDDRARSNAARARQIAEVAEAENKRISALAAIENDQQTAERQLELDLRRAAIKADTDRANATALAAGELAKAEQDRLVADQERTAVAAQAEVSKERLRIDVELPAEARKYATVQDAQAARDAEKAKVDVEVYQRTQNAEAAKTAAVNEAASITALGKANADAIQARGQAEAEAAAALAEAQNKLSREALQARIIASMPEIAREMAAPLANVDNMTIISADGANALNRSVAENMATLPKLLKDTTGIDVATALSSFLGSTAAGASAGGSASGATATDVGPASAASEGAGI
- a CDS encoding NfeD family protein → MIVFLIVGAVGLLLLLSSIVLGDLLDAIGGGDGLVSGVALGAALAIYGVGGVLADQAGIGSGGAIAIAVALAIVALVVVQLTVRFVAKQESGGSYSPVGMVGVVTSPTSPSGGEVRLEHIRELERRLARSDAPLAVGTRIRVVSEDGFRVRVEPDVAADPTT
- a CDS encoding zinc-ribbon domain-containing protein, yielding MILLFGTRARDALIVIVTFACLVCGVNAPQRVLHRTLRFTLFFVPLIPLRSTYRVACSNCGAETRLTKDQAMHGLEWAVRNRGARR